A single genomic interval of Microbacterium sp. LWO14-1.2 harbors:
- the msrB gene encoding peptide-methionine (R)-S-oxide reductase MsrB: MSNDYGKTPQALSELTHLQYEVTQEDGTEPPFRNAYWNNHDDGIYVDVVSGQPLFSSTDKYDSGTGWPSFTKPIDADAVTTRTDRKLWMTRTEARSTGADSHLGHVFDDGPVADGGLRYCMNSAALRFIPADRLEDEGYGRYRPLFAGPDADETDTTARTSEEQS, translated from the coding sequence ATGTCGAACGACTACGGCAAGACCCCTCAGGCCCTCAGCGAGCTCACCCACCTGCAGTACGAGGTGACGCAGGAGGACGGCACCGAGCCGCCCTTCCGCAACGCCTACTGGAACAACCACGACGACGGCATCTACGTCGACGTGGTGTCAGGACAGCCGCTGTTCTCGTCCACCGACAAGTACGACAGCGGCACCGGGTGGCCGAGCTTCACCAAGCCGATCGACGCGGATGCCGTCACCACCCGCACCGACCGGAAGCTGTGGATGACCCGCACCGAGGCCCGCTCCACCGGCGCCGACAGCCACCTCGGGCACGTCTTCGACGACGGACCCGTCGCCGACGGAGGACTGCGCTACTGCATGAACTCCGCCGCCCTCCGCTTCATCCCGGCTGACAGGCTCGAGGATGAGGGGTACGGTCGCTACCGTCCCCTCTTCGCCGGACCCGACGCCGACGAGACCGACACCACCGCCCGCACCTCCGAGGAGCAGTCATGA
- a CDS encoding NAD(P)H-binding protein: MRIAVAGGTGVVGRHVVSAATDAGHDVVVLARSRGVDVLTGEGLVEALDGADAIIDASNSGTTLSAKTAIAFFESATANLLDAGRRVGVGHHVALSIVGIDDIDASYYAGKLAQERAVAAGPVPFTIARAGQFHEFAGQLLSGMRGPVALMPRLLMRPVAAREVGAHLVRAAEGGAVGRARDLVGPRDEVLADAARRQLAFDGSRQRVLQVRLPGAYGRGLASGSLRGGPDAIRGTQTFDEWLRSADHTR, encoded by the coding sequence ATGAGGATCGCCGTCGCAGGAGGAACGGGAGTCGTCGGTCGGCACGTGGTGAGCGCCGCGACCGACGCCGGCCACGATGTGGTCGTGCTGGCGCGGTCGCGCGGGGTGGACGTGCTCACGGGAGAGGGGCTCGTCGAGGCCCTCGACGGAGCGGATGCCATCATCGACGCCTCGAACAGCGGCACCACGCTGTCGGCGAAGACGGCGATCGCGTTCTTCGAGTCGGCGACGGCGAACCTGCTCGACGCCGGACGCCGGGTGGGTGTCGGGCATCACGTCGCCCTGTCGATCGTCGGGATCGACGACATCGACGCGTCGTACTACGCGGGCAAGCTCGCGCAGGAGCGCGCGGTGGCCGCAGGGCCGGTCCCGTTCACGATCGCCCGCGCCGGACAGTTCCACGAGTTCGCCGGACAGCTGCTGTCCGGGATGAGGGGACCCGTCGCGCTGATGCCGAGGCTGCTCATGCGCCCGGTCGCCGCGCGCGAGGTCGGGGCGCACCTCGTGCGGGCGGCCGAGGGAGGTGCGGTCGGGCGCGCCCGCGATCTCGTCGGACCCCGTGACGAGGTTCTGGCGGATGCGGCAAGGCGGCAGCTGGCGTTCGACGGCTCGCGGCAGCGGGTGCTGCAGGTGCGGCTGCCGGGCGCGTACGGACGCGGGCTGGCCTCGGGTTCCCTGCGCGGCGGACCGGATGCGATCCGGGGCACGCAGACGTTCGACGAGTGGCTGCGGAGCGCCGACCACACCCGCTGA
- the msrA gene encoding peptide-methionine (S)-S-oxide reductase MsrA, which translates to MTDTGTITRTPGTETAVLAGGCFWGMEDLIRRQPGVLDTRVGYTGGQNDHATYRNHPGHAEAVEIVFDPTKTTYRDILAFFFQIHDPSTLNRQGNDIGSSYRSAIFPLSPEQERVARDTIADVDASGLWPSKAVTTIEPEGPFWEAEPEHQDYLIRYPNGYTCHFPRAGWVLPKRETSAV; encoded by the coding sequence ATGACAGACACCGGAACCATCACCCGCACACCCGGAACCGAGACGGCCGTCCTCGCCGGCGGCTGCTTCTGGGGCATGGAAGACCTCATCCGCCGTCAGCCGGGCGTGCTCGACACCCGCGTCGGCTACACCGGCGGCCAGAACGACCACGCCACCTACCGGAACCACCCCGGCCACGCCGAGGCCGTCGAGATCGTCTTCGACCCCACGAAGACGACGTACCGCGACATCCTCGCGTTCTTCTTCCAGATCCACGACCCGTCGACCCTGAACCGTCAGGGCAACGACATCGGCTCGAGCTACCGGTCGGCGATCTTCCCGCTCAGCCCCGAGCAGGAGCGCGTCGCCCGCGACACCATCGCCGACGTCGACGCCTCCGGTCTGTGGCCCAGCAAGGCCGTCACCACGATCGAGCCCGAGGGACCGTTCTGGGAGGCCGAGCCCGAGCACCAGGACTACCTGATCCGCTACCCCAACGGCTACACCTGCCACTTCCCGCGCGCGGGATGGGTGCTGCCGAAGCGCGAGACCAGCGCCGTCTGA
- the allB gene encoding allantoinase AllB, whose amino-acid sequence MSSTRTTVRAARAWIDGALRPADLTVADGVIVAVDDPSPERTPDVLVADEAVLLPGLVDSHVHVNDPGRTEWEGFPSATRAAAAGGVTTIIDMPLNSLPPTTTPDALAVKRRAAAGAAHVDVGFWGGAVPDNLGSLAALHDEGVFGFKCFLSPSGVDEFPHLDLDQLDRAMVEVAAIGSRLIVHAEDPTLLDPPGALGRGYRAFLDSRPPASEAAAIAAVIDAARRTGATVHILHLSDATALPLIAQAKADGVALTVETCPHYLTLIAEDIPDGASEFKCCPPIREARNRDLLWDGIRDGLIDAIVSDHSPSTAELKTAGDGDFGLAWGGISGLQVGLSAVWTEALTRGIPLEVLLPLFANGPARVAGLAGVGEIAVGAPAHLTEFAPAERFAVRAAELWHRNPITAYDGRDLIGRIRRTWLRGALIHDITAEDAGATRPAAASGRLLTAREISA is encoded by the coding sequence ATGAGCAGTACCCGCACCACCGTCCGGGCCGCCCGCGCCTGGATCGACGGCGCTCTGCGCCCCGCCGACCTCACCGTCGCCGACGGCGTGATCGTCGCGGTCGACGACCCCTCGCCGGAGCGGACGCCCGACGTGCTCGTCGCCGACGAGGCCGTCCTGCTCCCCGGGCTCGTCGACTCGCACGTGCACGTCAACGACCCCGGCCGCACGGAGTGGGAGGGCTTCCCGTCCGCCACCCGCGCGGCCGCGGCCGGCGGCGTCACGACGATCATCGACATGCCGTTGAACTCCCTGCCGCCGACGACCACCCCCGACGCGCTCGCCGTGAAGAGGCGGGCGGCTGCCGGCGCCGCGCATGTCGACGTCGGGTTCTGGGGCGGCGCCGTGCCGGACAACCTCGGCTCGCTCGCCGCGCTGCACGACGAGGGCGTGTTCGGGTTCAAGTGCTTCCTCTCGCCCTCCGGCGTCGACGAGTTCCCGCACCTCGACCTCGACCAGCTCGACCGCGCGATGGTCGAGGTCGCCGCCATCGGCTCGCGGCTCATCGTGCACGCCGAGGATCCGACGCTGCTCGACCCGCCCGGCGCGCTGGGTCGCGGGTACCGCGCCTTCCTCGACTCCCGTCCGCCGGCGAGTGAGGCCGCGGCGATCGCGGCCGTGATCGACGCCGCGCGACGCACCGGGGCCACCGTGCACATCCTGCACCTCAGCGATGCCACCGCGCTACCGCTCATCGCGCAGGCCAAGGCCGACGGCGTCGCGCTGACGGTCGAGACCTGTCCGCACTACCTGACGCTGATCGCCGAGGACATCCCCGACGGCGCGAGCGAGTTCAAGTGCTGCCCGCCGATCCGCGAGGCGCGCAACCGCGATCTGCTGTGGGACGGGATCCGCGACGGGCTGATCGACGCGATCGTCAGCGACCACTCGCCCAGCACCGCGGAGCTCAAGACGGCGGGCGACGGCGACTTCGGTCTCGCCTGGGGCGGCATCTCGGGGCTGCAGGTCGGTCTGTCCGCCGTGTGGACGGAGGCGCTGACCCGCGGCATCCCGCTCGAGGTGCTGCTGCCGCTCTTCGCGAACGGACCCGCACGCGTCGCCGGACTCGCCGGGGTCGGCGAGATCGCCGTCGGCGCGCCGGCCCACCTCACCGAGTTCGCGCCGGCCGAGCGCTTCGCCGTGCGGGCGGCCGAGCTCTGGCACCGCAATCCCATCACGGCGTACGACGGACGCGACCTCATCGGTCGCATCCGCCGCACCTGGCTGCGCGGGGCCCTGATCCACGACATCACCGCCGAGGATGCCGGGGCGACGCGCCCCGCCGCCGCATCCGGCCGGCTGCTCACCGCGAGGGAGATCTCCGCATGA
- a CDS encoding helix-turn-helix domain-containing protein, with the protein MTDAETPLASSGPGLLVGSRVRDLRTQQGMSARSLALRLGISPSAISQIERGVLQPSVSRLIAITDALGVPLAAVFDSGAAPAGAPGGATTDTGFVLQRAAQSSAVELDGGVRFRRLSPGDSPGIDYFESTYPPGTAAHADADLFRHEGYEVGTVMSGELTIDFDAERVIVRAGDSISYPCSLPHRIHNTGAEDAVARWLIVHSAPGA; encoded by the coding sequence ATGACGGATGCCGAGACCCCGCTCGCCTCGTCGGGCCCCGGGCTCCTCGTCGGGTCACGGGTGCGGGATCTGCGCACGCAGCAGGGGATGTCGGCCCGGTCCCTCGCCCTGCGGCTCGGCATCTCGCCGAGCGCGATCTCGCAGATCGAACGCGGCGTGCTGCAGCCGAGCGTCTCTCGGCTGATCGCCATCACGGATGCTCTCGGCGTGCCCCTCGCGGCGGTGTTCGACTCCGGCGCCGCGCCTGCCGGCGCGCCGGGCGGGGCGACCACCGACACCGGGTTCGTCCTGCAGCGGGCAGCGCAGTCGTCGGCCGTCGAGCTCGACGGAGGGGTGCGCTTCCGCCGACTCTCCCCCGGCGACAGCCCCGGCATCGACTACTTCGAGTCGACCTACCCGCCCGGGACGGCCGCGCACGCCGACGCGGACCTGTTCCGCCATGAGGGATACGAGGTCGGCACCGTGATGTCGGGCGAGCTGACGATCGACTTCGACGCCGAGCGGGTCATCGTGCGCGCGGGGGACTCCATCAGCTACCCGTGCTCGCTGCCGCACCGCATCCACAACACCGGAGCGGAGGATGCCGTGGCGCGATGGCTCATCGTGCACTCCGCTCCGGGAGCCTGA
- a CDS encoding alpha/beta hydrolase: protein MTKTDGTTTDRRRTRTAPRRALGAVAVGIAAAVSVLMGVAVAIVAFVVIGALLPERVAMYAGSVLVGVAVTYATSLVLLARTRRRRVRGASWSRRTSTSDVTAGITAAVLGVAVITLSIPLHSGAQSLDAPEATQYAELSTGSRVAWWKTEAASDSGEPPIVFLHGGPGYCVCGSVELFDRLAAEEGRDVYYFDQPGAGLSDMLPADEYSIERLLDDLEAFRAEVVEEETIALLGHSFGGFYAEAYASAHPQSVEKVALVAPGGYSHGGLSEEEVDEMPAPPAQPEDDFGARSTAGFLAETKVLVAALLMDVSPQAAVAFMPQREMLDVSATMLDSAVGMNILANVLVTSSSEEIADAVLDHVAETAVPTLIVRPEFDYVPWVEPRSYRDANPNAVVVFAPKAAHQSLDRDDEVVYEPVRAFFAGEAAAEVYTGEEDPYFFYRGE from the coding sequence ATGACGAAGACAGACGGAACGACGACGGACCGGAGGCGCACGCGAACGGCGCCGCGGAGAGCGCTCGGGGCGGTCGCCGTGGGCATCGCCGCGGCAGTGTCGGTGCTGATGGGGGTGGCCGTGGCGATCGTCGCCTTCGTGGTCATCGGCGCGCTGCTGCCGGAGCGGGTGGCCATGTACGCGGGATCGGTCCTCGTCGGAGTCGCGGTCACCTATGCGACATCGCTCGTGCTGCTCGCTCGCACGCGGCGCCGCCGCGTGCGAGGGGCGTCCTGGTCGCGACGCACGTCGACCAGCGATGTGACGGCCGGGATCACGGCGGCCGTGCTCGGCGTGGCGGTGATCACGCTCAGCATCCCGCTCCACTCGGGTGCGCAGAGTCTCGACGCTCCGGAGGCGACGCAGTACGCCGAGCTCTCGACGGGATCACGAGTGGCGTGGTGGAAGACCGAGGCGGCATCCGACTCGGGCGAGCCGCCGATCGTCTTCCTGCACGGCGGGCCCGGATACTGCGTCTGCGGGTCGGTGGAGCTGTTCGATCGTCTCGCGGCCGAGGAAGGCCGCGACGTGTACTACTTCGATCAGCCGGGCGCTGGTCTCTCCGACATGCTGCCCGCCGACGAGTACTCGATCGAGAGGCTGCTCGACGACCTCGAGGCATTCCGCGCGGAGGTCGTGGAGGAGGAGACGATCGCGCTGCTCGGGCACTCGTTCGGAGGGTTCTACGCCGAGGCCTATGCGTCGGCGCACCCGCAGTCCGTCGAGAAGGTCGCGCTCGTGGCACCGGGCGGCTACAGCCACGGCGGTCTCAGCGAGGAGGAGGTCGACGAGATGCCGGCCCCGCCGGCACAGCCGGAGGACGATTTCGGCGCGCGCAGCACTGCCGGATTCCTCGCGGAGACGAAGGTGCTGGTCGCGGCGCTGCTGATGGACGTGAGCCCGCAGGCCGCGGTGGCCTTCATGCCGCAGCGGGAGATGCTCGACGTGTCGGCCACGATGCTCGACTCAGCGGTGGGCATGAACATCCTGGCCAACGTGCTCGTCACGTCGTCGTCGGAGGAGATCGCGGATGCCGTGCTCGACCACGTCGCCGAGACCGCGGTCCCCACGCTCATCGTCCGGCCGGAGTTCGACTACGTGCCGTGGGTCGAGCCGCGGTCGTACCGCGACGCGAACCCCAACGCGGTCGTCGTCTTCGCGCCGAAGGCCGCGCACCAGAGCCTGGACCGCGACGACGAGGTCGTCTATGAACCGGTGCGGGCCTTCTTCGCGGGGGAGGCGGCCGCCGAGGTCTACACGGGCGAGGAGGACCCGTACTTCTTCTACCGGGGAGAGTGA
- a CDS encoding DUF808 domain-containing protein, with protein sequence MSVGLLAVVDDILSAAMKASAKAAGVVIDDAAVTPQYVQGITPARELPVVAKIALGSLANKFVIIIPIALLLTAFAPWVLPYLLILGGAYLCFEGAEKVLEWFGVHHGHADEGARNENKLVWGAVRTDLILSTEIMLISLANLEAGLDVWTTLAILAVIAVLMTGVVYGAVALLVKIDDIGLKMAKSPERRVRHTGTRIVRSMPAVFRFISILGTVAMLWVGGHLLLVNLGEVGVHVGADILHAIEHALEPAGGVIVWIGDTLFSAIAGLIAGLIIVGVVLGIGRLFGKRPSFHEGEESPADVRV encoded by the coding sequence ATGTCGGTGGGATTGCTCGCGGTCGTCGATGACATCCTCAGCGCGGCGATGAAGGCCTCGGCGAAGGCGGCCGGCGTCGTGATCGACGACGCCGCTGTCACGCCGCAGTACGTGCAGGGCATCACGCCGGCGCGCGAGCTGCCCGTCGTCGCGAAGATCGCGTTGGGGTCGCTGGCGAACAAGTTCGTGATCATCATCCCGATCGCTCTGCTGCTGACGGCGTTCGCGCCGTGGGTGCTGCCGTACCTGCTGATCCTCGGCGGTGCGTATCTCTGCTTCGAGGGCGCCGAGAAGGTGCTCGAGTGGTTCGGCGTGCATCACGGCCATGCCGATGAGGGCGCGCGCAACGAGAACAAGCTCGTGTGGGGTGCCGTGCGCACCGACCTGATCCTGTCGACCGAGATCATGCTCATCTCGCTCGCGAACCTCGAGGCGGGTCTGGACGTGTGGACGACGCTCGCCATCCTCGCGGTGATCGCGGTACTGATGACGGGTGTCGTGTACGGCGCGGTGGCGCTGCTGGTGAAGATCGACGACATCGGCCTGAAGATGGCGAAGAGCCCGGAGCGGCGGGTGCGCCACACGGGTACCCGCATCGTGCGATCGATGCCGGCGGTGTTCCGCTTCATCAGCATCCTCGGCACGGTCGCGATGCTGTGGGTCGGTGGGCATCTGCTGCTCGTGAACCTCGGCGAGGTGGGCGTGCACGTCGGCGCCGACATCCTGCACGCGATCGAGCACGCCCTGGAGCCGGCGGGCGGCGTCATCGTATGGATCGGCGACACCCTCTTCTCGGCGATCGCCGGGCTCATCGCCGGACTGATCATCGTCGGGGTGGTGCTGGGGATCGGTCGCCTGTTCGGAAAGCGTCCGAGCTTCCACGAGGGCGAGGAATCCCCCGCCGACGTGCGGGTCTGA
- a CDS encoding NCS1 family nucleobase:cation symporter-1 produces the protein MTPPPRTSAVAPPTTPQDIVEAAGHPSGSGNVKPHYDSRLANEDLAPLRTQKWSWYNIFAFWMSDVHSVGGYVTAGSLFALGIAAWQVLVALVVGIVIVQIFTNLVAKPSQKTGVPYPVINRAIFGVKGANIPAIIRGLIAIAWYGVQTFLAAQSLNIVFLKFFPGSAALLDVSFLGLSALGWISYSILWVAQVALFWNGMEVIRRFIDWAGPAVYVVMIVLAVYLISQAGWENISLDLSDPAQPDVGFWGSLGLMFMAIGVVVSYFSGPMLNFGDFARYGKSFGAVKKGNFWGLPVNFLFFSLLVVITASATVPVFGELITDPIHTVERIDTPVAILLGGLTFVTATVGINIVANFIAPAFDFSNVAPQKISWRTGGMIAAVGSVFLLPWNWYSDATAIHYSLGLLAALIGPLFGLLIAGYYIAARQRIRTDDMFTMSETGAYWYRNGYNPNALKALLWAGIPTIVIAVLPKLIADLGLFDISWIGNFTWFIGCGLGFLAFTVLERIDPRVPTFDGETEGISDGTVTEDES, from the coding sequence ATGACTCCTCCCCCTCGCACATCGGCCGTCGCGCCGCCCACCACACCCCAGGACATCGTCGAAGCAGCCGGACACCCCTCCGGCTCCGGAAACGTCAAGCCGCACTACGACTCGCGCCTCGCCAACGAGGATCTCGCCCCGCTCCGCACGCAGAAGTGGTCGTGGTACAACATCTTCGCGTTCTGGATGTCGGACGTGCACTCCGTCGGCGGCTACGTCACCGCCGGATCGCTCTTCGCCCTCGGCATCGCCGCATGGCAGGTGCTCGTGGCCCTCGTGGTCGGCATCGTCATCGTGCAGATCTTCACCAACCTCGTCGCGAAGCCCAGCCAGAAGACGGGCGTGCCGTACCCGGTCATCAACCGCGCGATCTTCGGCGTCAAGGGCGCGAACATCCCCGCCATCATCCGCGGTCTCATCGCGATCGCCTGGTACGGAGTGCAGACGTTCCTCGCCGCGCAGTCGCTGAACATCGTGTTCCTGAAGTTCTTCCCGGGCTCCGCGGCGCTGCTCGATGTGAGCTTCCTCGGCCTCAGCGCCCTCGGGTGGATCTCGTACTCGATCCTCTGGGTCGCCCAGGTCGCGCTGTTCTGGAACGGCATGGAGGTCATCCGCCGCTTCATCGACTGGGCGGGCCCCGCGGTGTACGTCGTGATGATCGTGCTCGCCGTCTACCTCATCTCGCAGGCCGGCTGGGAGAACATCAGCCTCGACCTCTCCGACCCCGCGCAGCCCGACGTCGGCTTCTGGGGATCCCTCGGCCTGATGTTCATGGCGATCGGCGTCGTGGTGTCGTACTTCTCGGGGCCGATGCTGAACTTCGGCGACTTCGCCCGCTACGGCAAGAGCTTCGGCGCCGTGAAGAAGGGCAACTTCTGGGGTCTCCCGGTGAACTTCCTGTTCTTCTCGCTGCTGGTCGTGATCACGGCATCCGCCACCGTCCCGGTCTTCGGCGAGCTCATCACCGACCCGATCCACACGGTCGAGCGGATCGACACCCCGGTCGCGATCCTGCTCGGCGGACTGACCTTCGTCACCGCGACCGTCGGCATCAACATCGTCGCGAACTTCATCGCCCCGGCCTTCGACTTCTCGAACGTCGCCCCGCAGAAGATCTCGTGGCGCACCGGTGGCATGATCGCCGCGGTCGGCTCCGTCTTCCTCCTCCCGTGGAACTGGTACTCCGACGCGACGGCCATCCACTACTCGCTGGGGCTGCTGGCAGCGCTCATCGGTCCGCTGTTCGGGCTGCTCATCGCCGGGTACTACATCGCGGCGCGGCAGCGCATCCGCACCGACGACATGTTCACGATGTCAGAGACCGGCGCGTACTGGTACCGCAACGGCTACAACCCGAACGCGCTCAAGGCGCTGCTGTGGGCCGGCATCCCGACGATCGTGATCGCCGTGCTGCCCAAGCTGATCGCCGACCTCGGCCTGTTCGACATCTCCTGGATCGGCAACTTCACCTGGTTCATCGGCTGCGGACTCGGCTTCCTGGCGTTCACGGTGCTGGAGCGCATCGACCCGCGCGTCCCGACCTTCGACGGCGAGACCGAGGGCATCTCCGACGGCACGGTGACGGAGGACGAGTCGTGA
- a CDS encoding alpha/beta hydrolase has protein sequence MAVPLSDLNSMPTPQQVYAADGTRLATYTWGELDAPVVVIVHGFASSARDTWVLTGWVRQLTQAGYRVLALDQRGHGLSEKPHQADAYGIRTLATDVESVMDAYLVDEASYVGYSLGARVGWEVVRDLPQRIGRAVLGGVPDGIPLARLDLAQVRAYLADGTPVADPTTQNYIALTERVPGNDLSALVALAEGLRSSRTIDPDPSNAPESPILFATGSKDAIIEGSRALAEAAPQGRFFEIPDRNHFNAPGSRAFKEAALAFLAEA, from the coding sequence GTGGCCGTCCCCCTCTCCGATCTGAACAGCATGCCCACGCCGCAGCAGGTCTACGCGGCCGACGGCACCCGCCTCGCGACGTACACGTGGGGCGAGCTCGACGCCCCTGTCGTCGTGATCGTGCACGGGTTCGCGTCGAGCGCCCGCGACACCTGGGTGCTCACGGGCTGGGTGCGGCAGCTGACGCAGGCCGGCTACCGCGTGCTCGCGCTCGACCAGCGCGGCCACGGGCTCAGCGAGAAGCCGCATCAGGCGGATGCGTACGGCATCCGCACCCTCGCCACCGACGTCGAATCGGTGATGGACGCGTATCTCGTCGACGAGGCGTCGTACGTCGGCTACTCGCTCGGCGCCCGCGTCGGCTGGGAGGTGGTGCGCGATCTGCCGCAGCGCATCGGGCGGGCCGTGCTGGGCGGCGTGCCCGACGGCATCCCTCTCGCGCGTCTCGATCTCGCGCAGGTCCGGGCCTACCTCGCAGACGGCACGCCGGTGGCGGATCCGACCACCCAGAACTACATCGCCCTCACGGAGCGCGTGCCGGGCAACGACCTGAGCGCTCTCGTGGCGCTCGCCGAGGGGCTGCGGTCGTCGCGCACGATCGACCCGGATCCGTCGAACGCGCCGGAGAGTCCGATCCTGTTCGCGACGGGGTCGAAGGACGCGATCATCGAGGGGTCCCGTGCGCTCGCAGAGGCCGCGCCGCAGGGGCGGTTCTTCGAGATCCCCGACCGAAACCACTTCAACGCACCGGGGTCGCGGGCCTTCAAGGAGGCGGCGCTGGCGTTCCTCGCGGAGGCGTGA
- a CDS encoding aspartate/glutamate racemase family protein, whose amino-acid sequence MRITLINPNTSRAMTDKIAVAAREVAGPDIEIHAVCPDTGAEAIESHVDEVFAAAAVIELVEQDQRDGGSDAYVIACFGDPGLDAARELVDVPVVGIAEAAMHVAAVSGRSFGVVTTLTRTLGRASDLVARYGMREACVSLAGTGIPVLDLEDTSSQSVATIAALCHEAVAAEADVIVLGCAGMADLCRTLTAEVGVPVVDGVAAAVGLASGMARMGVGTSKRDEYAFPPRRGALVGSR is encoded by the coding sequence GTGAGGATCACCCTCATCAACCCCAACACCTCCCGGGCGATGACCGACAAGATCGCGGTCGCCGCCCGGGAGGTGGCGGGTCCCGACATCGAGATCCACGCCGTCTGCCCCGACACGGGTGCGGAGGCGATCGAGAGTCATGTCGACGAGGTGTTCGCGGCCGCCGCCGTGATCGAGCTCGTCGAGCAGGACCAGCGCGACGGGGGCAGTGACGCGTACGTCATCGCCTGCTTCGGCGACCCAGGGCTGGATGCCGCCCGCGAACTCGTCGACGTGCCCGTGGTCGGCATCGCCGAGGCCGCCATGCACGTCGCCGCGGTGTCGGGTCGCTCGTTCGGAGTCGTCACGACGCTGACCCGCACGCTCGGACGCGCGAGCGACCTCGTCGCGCGCTACGGGATGCGGGAGGCCTGCGTCTCCCTCGCCGGAACCGGCATCCCCGTGCTCGATCTCGAGGACACGTCGTCGCAGTCCGTCGCGACCATCGCGGCGCTGTGCCACGAGGCCGTCGCGGCCGAGGCCGACGTGATCGTGCTGGGCTGCGCGGGTATGGCCGACCTGTGCCGCACGCTGACCGCCGAGGTGGGGGTGCCGGTCGTCGACGGCGTGGCCGCCGCGGTCGGACTCGCGAGCGGCATGGCCCGCATGGGCGTCGGCACGAGCAAGCGCGACGAGTACGCGTTCCCTCCCCGCCGCGGCGCACTGGTCGGGAGCCGCTGA